A single genomic interval of Spinacia oleracea cultivar Varoflay chromosome 6, BTI_SOV_V1, whole genome shotgun sequence harbors:
- the LOC130463494 gene encoding zinc finger BED domain-containing protein RICESLEEPER 2, with amino-acid sequence MAFERLPFFAPRSGRVVGGYLAAFWWGTAGKLKRRTAIKDFRDMRAAERADLICAFDETSSSSKLAICIIIMSNQVEEAVPDVAEAVSASSRKLKKSKRKMKYPGETSGLTYHKFDAASVRKALAYMIVADELPFKFVEGIGFRYFCSMMEPRFHVPSRIIVAKDYFASYLIEKRKLKHELRQYNEWKFQKRILNFCPITSHKGEEIGKQIEKCFLEWELEKNFCIIVDNASSNDTAIGYMRRKINGWKSGVLKGRFLHMRCVAHIVNLVVSDGMKTVNESITRVRHAVRFIKKSPSRLLRFKKCVSDEKIVSKKLLCLDVPTRWNSTYLMLSAAISLESAFERYAEEDPHYTVDLGEREGKGISESEDWNSVKKFSEFVQTFYDLTNRVSGSLYVTSNLFFHELVNVAVLLKELTSSDDPDMCLMACKMKEKYEKYWGDPEKINLMIFVAVVLDPRYKFDYVEWMLTEIYDVITASIWARNVKDILSALFEEYRILPQTDVVREEVSSTKDDTQLTTSHKKVEVLKSKYKKHKCEPSGAAKIELDKYLEEDKRTMMNLIFWGGRSSIVQRFPTMGRMARDVLAVPISTVASESAFSTKGRVLDNFRSSLSPVVVQGLVCNQNWLRAGPFQGVEECLEEVELLEEVIQSFPLAFDVPARMVNQTGIPQARMPEPMRTPRRDRHSFEGDCGASGSHARPRISDVGVGHRPMRPPTEPRRSHGASYRNPFV; translated from the exons ATGGCTTTTGAGCGCTTGCCCTTCTTTGCCCCTAGGTCCGGTAGAGTAGTCGGGGGTTACCTTGCGGCTTTCTGGTGGGGTACGGCAGGGAAGCTAAAGAGACGCACTGCTATAAAGGACTTTAGGGATATGAGAGCGGCCGAGCGTGCGGACTTG ATATGTGCTTTTGATGAAACAAGCAGTAGTAGCAAGTTGGCTATTTGCATTA TTATAATGTCTAACCAAGTGGAAGAGGCAGTCCCTGATGTCGCAGAGGCAGTTTCAGCTTCTTCAAggaagcttaagaaatccaaaaGGAAGATGAAATACC CTGGAGAAACTAGTGGTTTAACTTATCATAAGTTTGATGCTGCAAGTGTTAGGAAAGCTCTTGCGTACATGATTGTTGCAGATGAGTTACCTTTTAAATTTGTTGAGGGAATTGGTTTTAGGTACTTTTGTAGTATGATGGAGCCTAGATTTCATGTGCCTTCTAGAATAATAGTAGCAAAAGATTATTTTGCTTCTTATTTGATTGAGAAAAGGAAACTTAAACATGAATTGAGGCAAT ATAATGAATGgaaatttcaaaaacgaatCCTGAATTTTTGTCCTATTACTAGTCATAAGGGTGAGGAAATTGGTAAACAAATTGAGAAGTGTTTCCTTGAATGGGAACTTGAAAAAAATTTCTGCATAATAGTAGATAATGCTAGCTCGAATGATACCGCCATAGGATACATGAGAAGGAAAATTAATGGTTGGAAAAGTGGGGTTCTTAAGGGTCGTTTCCTTCATATGCGTTGTGTAGCACATATAGTTAATTTGGTTGTTTCTGATGGCATGAAAACGGTTAATGAGTCAATTACTCGTGTTAGGCATGCTGTGAGATTCATTAAAAAATCTCCATCAAGGTTGCTAAGGTTTAAAAAGTGTGTGTCGGATGAAAAAATAGTTTCCAAAAAGTTGTTATGCCTTGATGTGCCAACTAGGTGGAATTCTACATACTTGATGTTGAGTGCTGCAATTTCTCTTGAGAGTGCTTTTGAGAGGTATGCTGAGGAGGACCCTCATTATACAGTTGATTTGGGTGAAAGGGAGGGGAAAGGTATCTCTGAATCTGAGGATTGGAATAGTGTGAAAAAGTTTTCTGAATTTGTGCAAACCTTCTATGATCTTACTAATCGCGTATCTGGGTCTTTGTATGTGACttccaatttattttttcatgaGTTGGTTAATGTTGCGGTACTTTTGAAAGAGTTAACATCGAGTGATGATCCAGATATGTGTCTTATGGCTtgtaaaatgaaggaaaagtATGAGAAATATTGGGGTGATCCTGAAAAAATTAACTTGATGATTTTTGTTGCTGTTGTCCTTGATCCTCGATATAAATTTGATTATGTCGAGTGGATGTTGACTGAAATTTATGATGTTATTACTGCATCTATTTGGGCAAGAAATGTGAAAGATATATTGAGTGCCTTATTTGAGGAATATCGTATTTTGCCTCAAACTGATGTTGTTAGGGAGGAAGTATCATCCACTAAGGATGATACACAGTTAACTACCTCACATAAGAaggttgaggttttgaaaagtAAGTATAAGAAGCATAAATGTGAGCCTAGTGGAGCGGCAAAAATTGAGTTAGATAAGTATTTGGAGGAGGATAAGAGGACGATGATGAATTTGATATTTTGGGGTGGTAGAAGTTCAATAGTTCAAAGGTTTCCTACTATGGGAAGAATGGCTCGTGATGTGCTTGCTGTCCCAATATCAACCGTGGCCTCTGAGAGTGCATTTAGCACCAAGGGAAGAGTTCTTGACAATTTTAGAAGCTCTTTAAGTCCGGTGGTCGTTCAAGGTCTTGTTTGTAATCAAAATTGGTTACGTGCTGGTCCATTCCAAGGTGTTGAAGAGTGTTTGGAGGAAGTGGAGCTTCTTGAAGAAG TCATTCAGTCTTTTCCTTTGGCATTTGAT GTGCCTGCTAGGATGGTTAACCAG ACTGGCATTCCACAGGCCCGTATGCCAGAGCCGATGCGGACTCCTCGGAGGGATCGTCATTCTTTCGAGGGCGATTGTGGTGCCTCCGGATCGCATGCTAGGCCGCGTATCTCGGACGTCGGTGTGGGTCATAGGCCCATGCGACCACCGACTGAGCCTAGGAGGAGCCATGGTGCTTCGTATAGAAACCCTTTCGTATGA
- the LOC110795558 gene encoding chitinase 2, with product MGLLLIIIFIFFTIFISPTKPENLKLFREYIGAEFTNVKFTDVPINPNLQFDFILSFAIDYTTSTSSPTPTNGKFNIFWDTKNLPPAQVSYIKKKHPNVRVGLSIGGDSIFNNLAYFQPKSIHSWVSNAVSSLTHIIKQFALDGIDIDYEHFKGDPDTFAECIGRLISILKRKGVVKFASIAPFDDPDVQNHYISLWKKYGHVIDYVNYQFYAYDNSTTIPEFIGYFEKQRKNYKGGKILTSFISDGSKGLAPTKGFFSACEILKKRKQLFGIFVWCADESKSSGFRYEKQGQTLLTTL from the coding sequence ATGGGGTTGTTACTAATAAtaatcttcatcttcttcaccatcttcatTTCACCGACCAAACCGGAAAACTTAAAACTTTTTAGAGAATACATTGGAGCAGAGTTCACCAATGTCAAATTCACAGATGTACCCATCAACCCAAATCTCCAATTCGATTTCATCCTTTCTTTCGCAATCGATTACACAACCTCAACTTCTTCTCCAACTCCCACAAATGGCAAATTTAACATCTTTTGGGACACCAAAAATCTCCCTCCTGCTCAAGTTTCCTACATCAAAAAGAAGCACCCAAATGTCAGAGTTGGGTTAAGCATAGGAGGTGATAGTATCTTTAACAACCTGGCTTATTTCCAGCCAAAATCAATCCATTCCTGGGTTTCAAACGCTGTTTCTTCATTGACGCATATCATCAAACAGTTTGCGCTCGATGGTATCGACATCGATTACGAGCACTTTAAAGGCGATCCAGATACGTTCGCGGAATGCATCGGACGATTAATTTCGATTCTTAAACGAAAAGGGGTGGTGAAATTTGCATCAATTGCTCCTTTTGATGATCCAGATGTTCAAAATCATTATATTTCTTTGTGGAAGAAATATGGGCATGTGATTGATTATGTTAATTACCAGTTTTATGCGTATGATAATAGCACAACAATTCCTGAATTTATTGGGTATTTTGAGAAACAGAGGAAGAATTATAAAGGGGGTAAGATCTTGACGAGTTTTATTAGTGATGGTAGCAAAGGATTAGCGCCAACAAAAGGGTTCTTTAGTGCTTGTGAGATTCTTAAGAAAAGGAAACAACTTTTTGGGATTTTTGTTTGGTGTGCTGATGAATCCAAGAGTTCGGGCTTTCGATACGAGAAACAAGGTCAAACTTTGCTAACTACTCTATGA